One stretch of Euphorbia lathyris chromosome 7, ddEupLath1.1, whole genome shotgun sequence DNA includes these proteins:
- the LOC136201361 gene encoding F-box protein SKIP23-like, which translates to MAVEWSQLPPELVETISKSLKNYIDYLNCRATCRNWRSSIPQTPSHLPPQLPWLMVPQSQHNSSRRAFFNLSTNKFHFLNLPEASHSNRHCGSSHGWLTILDETPTVLLLNPISRANLYLPSLSTFPNVISFNYSDIGREYALRNALGDRFTFSLRQMRDSFIKKLVLSSSPLRDSNFMAVAILNPTGDLAYCKNGDQYWSIIESTRSFCEDVIYMNGSFFAVNKVGQIAVCDVSCDIAKVSFIETPKQIGGDMQYLVNSGDDLLLVTKYLDDYFESELPDLHPNLIYRTTRFEVFRLDCEEIQWVRVRSLGDKTLFIGENASLALSSMDFPGCVGNCIYFTDDYSVANYNGHFGEYDLGIFKLWDESFEPFPCYLQASHSRLQWPPPLWVSPNPC; encoded by the coding sequence ATGGCGGTGGAATGGAGTCAGCTTCCACCAGAACTCGTTGAAACCATTTCCAAAAGCCTAAAAAACTACATCGATTACCTCAATTGCAGAGCCACATGTCGCAACTGGAGATCCTCTATCCCTCAAACCCCTTCTCATCTTCCTCCTCAGCTCCCATGGCTTATGGTCCCTCAATCCCAACACAACAGCTCTCGCCGTGCCTTTTTCAATCTATCCACCAACAAATTTCACTTCCTAAACCTCCCGGAGGCCTCCCACAGCAATCGCCACTGCGGCTCCTCTCACGGCTGGCTCACAATCCTCGATGAGACCCCGACGGTTCTTCTCCTGAACCCTATTTCGCGAGCGAATCTGTATTTGCCTTCGTTATCGACCTTCCCTAACGTTATTAGCTTCAATTACTCCGACATCGGCAGGGAATACGCCCTTCGAAACGCTTTAGGTGATCGTTTTACTTTTAGCCTAAGGCAAATGCGTGATTCTTTCATCAAGAAACTCGTTCTATCTTCCAGTCCTTTAAGAGATAGCAATTTCATGGCCGTGGCGATTCTTAATCCAACAGGCGATCTGGCTTATTGTAAAAATGGAGATCAATATTGGAGCATTATCGAAAGCACACGATCGTTTTGCGAAGATGTTATATATATGAACGGATCGTTTTTTGCGGTGAATAAGGTAGGCCAAATTGCAGTTTGCGATGTTAGTTGTGATATAGCTAAGGTTTCGTTTATTGAAACGCCCAAACAAATTGGCGGTGATATGCAGTATTTGGTTAATTCTGGAGATGATTTATTATTAGTCACAAAGTATTTGGATGATTATTTTGAATCTGAGCTTCCAGATTTACACCCAAATCTAATCTATAGAACAACCAGATTCGAAGTTTTTAGACTGGATTGTGAGGAAATACAGTGGGTTAGGGTAAGAAGCTTGGGAGATAAGACGTTGTTCATTGGTGAAAATGCTTCATTAGCGTTGTCATCTATGGATTTCCCTGGTTGTGTGGGAAATTGCATATATTTTACTGATGATTACTCGGTTGCTAATTACAATGGCCATTTTGGTGAATATGATTTGGGCATTTTCAAGTTATGGGATGAAAGCTTTGAACCTTTCCCTTGTTATCTTCAGGCTTCTCATTCTCGGCTACAATGGCCGCCTCCTCTTTGGGTTTCTCCCAATCCATGTTGA
- the LOC136234712 gene encoding uncharacterized protein, producing MSSSPPDLSHSDQQNLIQKLDLFKIQGRDKRGRKVFQIIARNFPAREISCEVLNKYLKEKFFPKLEGGPFSIVYVHTDVQRSENFPGISSLRSIYEAIPINVKNNLEAVYFLHPGLQSRLFLAIFGRLLFSGGLYGKLKYVNRLEFLWDHVRRNEIAIPEFVYEHDEELEDRPMVMDYGMESDHPRVYCGTTVDNPVSSYSTRCIA from the exons ATGAGCTCTTCTCCTCCTGACCTTTCTCACTCCGATCAACAAAATCTCATTCAGAAACTCGATCTCTTCAAGATCCAAGGCCGAGATAAGCGTGGCCGCAAAGTTTTTCAAATCATCGCCAGGAATTTCCCTG CTCGGGAGATTAGCTGTGAGGTATTGAACAAGTATTTGAAGGAGAAGTTTTTCCCTAAATTGGAAGGAGGACCTTTCTCGATTGTGTATGTTCATACAGATGTTCAGAGGAGCGAGAATTTTCCAGGAATCTCATCGTTACGATCAATCTACGAGGCAATTCCGATCAACGTGAAGAATAATCTCGAGGCTGTATATTTTCTTCACCCTGGTCTACAATCGAGACTCTTCCTCGCCATTTTTGGCCGTCTTCTGTTCAGTGGAGG GTTATACGGGAAGCTAAAGTATGTGAACCGGCTGGAGTTTCTGTGGGACCACGTTAGAAGGAATGAGATTGCAATACCAGAGTTTGTGTATGAGCATGATGAGGAGTTGGAGGACCGTCCGATGGTTATGGATTATGGAATGGAAAGCGATCATCCAAGAGTTTACTGTGGGACCACGGTAGATAACCCTGTTTCCTCTTACTCCACTCGATGTATAGCATAG